In Castor canadensis chromosome 11, mCasCan1.hap1v2, whole genome shotgun sequence, a single genomic region encodes these proteins:
- the Atp1b2 gene encoding sodium/potassium-transporting ATPase subunit beta-2 → MVIQKEKKSCGQVVEEWKEFVWNPRTHQFMGRTGTSWAFILLFYLIFYGFLTAMFTLTMWVMLQTVSDHTPKYQDRLATPGLMIRPKTENLDVIVNVSDTESWDQHVQKLNKFLEPYNDSIQAQKNDVCRLGRYYEQPDNGVLNYPKRACQFNRTQLGNCSGIGDPTHYGYSTGQPCVFIKMNRVINFYAGANQSMNVTCSGKRDEDAENLGHFVMFPANGNIDLMYFPYYGKKFHVNYTQPLVAVKFLNVTPNVEVNVECRINAANIAIDDERDKFAGRVAFKLRINKT, encoded by the exons ATGGTCAtccagaaagagaagaagagctgCGGGCAGGTGGTTGAGGAGTGGAAGGAGTTCGTGTGGAACCCGAGGACACATCAGTTCATGGGCCGCACCGGGACCAGCTGGG CCTTTATCCTCCTCTTCTACCTCATCTTCTATGGCTTCCTCACAGCCATGTTCACCCTCACCATGTGGGTGATGCTGCAGACTGTCTCTGACCATACCCCCAAGTATCAGGACCGACTGGCCACGCCTG gcttgatGATTCGCCCCAAGACTGAGAACCTTGATGTCATTGTCAACGTCAGTGACACTGAAAGCTGGGACCAGCATGTTCAGAAACTCAACAAGTTCTTGGAGC CTTACAACGACTCCATCCAAGCCCAAAAGAATGATGTCTGCCGTCTTGGGCGATATTATGAGCAGCCAGACAATGGGGTCCTCAACTATCCAAAACGTGCCTGCCAGTTCAACCGGACCCAACTGGGCAACTGCTCCGGCATCGGGGACCCCACTCACTATGGATACAGCACTGGGCAGCCCTGTGTCTTCATCAAGATGAACCGG GTCATCAACTTCTATGCAGGAGCAAATCAGAGCATGAATGTTACCTGTTCTGGGAAG CGAGACGAAGATGCTGAGAATCTTGGTCACTTTGTCATGTTCCCTGCCAATGGCAACATCGACCTCATGTACTTCCCCTACTACGGCAAAAAGTTCCAT GTGAACTACACACAACCCCTGGTAGCTGTGAAGTTCCTAAATGTGACCCCCAACGTGGAGGTGAATGTGGAATGCCGCATTAATGCCGCCAACATTGCCATAGATGATGAGCGAGATAAGTTCGCCGGCCGAGTGGCCTTCAAACTCCGCATCAACAAAACCTGA